In Phocoena phocoena chromosome 19, mPhoPho1.1, whole genome shotgun sequence, a genomic segment contains:
- the SPEM2 gene encoding LOW QUALITY PROTEIN: uncharacterized protein SPEM2 (The sequence of the model RefSeq protein was modified relative to this genomic sequence to represent the inferred CDS: inserted 2 bases in 1 codon), with translation MENRLWYENLGCCHQYQESTQNAEDFLLLLLGLVVLVSIGISMATMVWHGLQNALDKTIYWINQKNEISQACESSPKRPPAKAQEDVHTHCILDPVEVKMARPTCYSLSSYHHLGNRSRSCSRRPCSHQRRPKNRRQFPYSRSGFRRPHRSHGMSQLRLMPSSDREDPDSYLEEEEDXFPSPKYPWGCWGGLYQQMGLPSNVGLWACQGGILASLPPPCLYLSPELRRMAKRVEAKSELRLQSFGAPCSPSRIWGNVEADQWTSSPPPLRRLPPNPSWVPGRHSTYPSRGQLPYDSWDQRWRGLEGSEPPSALVPRGCRPEAWQRNSPPAHGRSLPSCAHNQPKRSPHPSTGHLNYSRDPHEVRRRAAEWAEMLPVRRPLATSASLTVLAEASYQWAPAPSSALLLRPSQPLPDVQATEHPPPPPTFMPLRRNPGDNANYQVYDSLERKRQPQESQARANSLLPSTSASRPSLHGSQTGEMN, from the exons ATGGAAAACCGGCTCTGGTATGAAAACCTGGGGTGCTGCCATCAATACCAAGAAAGTACCCAGAATGCAGAGGACTTCCTACTCCTGCTGCTGGGCCTTGTCGTTCTTGTCAGCATTGGGATCAGCATGGCAACTATG gtatGGCATGGGCTCCAGAATGCCTTAGACAAGACCATCTATTGGATTAATCAGAAAA ATGAAATCTCGCAGGCTTGTGAAAGTTCCCCCAAACGTCCTCCAGCCAAGGCCCAAGAAGATGTCCACACCCACTGCATCCTGGACCCTGTGGAAGTGAAGATGGCCCGCCCCACTTGCTACTCCCTGTCCTCCTACCATCATCTCGGCAACCGTAGCCGCAGCTGCAGCCGCCGCCCCTGCAGCCACCAGCGGAGGCCGAAGAACCGCAGACAATTCCCCTACAGCCGCTCAGGCTTCCGTAGGCCGCATCGCAGCCACGGGATGTCACAGCTGCGGCTGATGCCCTCCTCTGATCGGGAGGACCCGGACTCctacctggaggaggaggagga ctTTCCTTCACCCAAGTACCCGTGGGGGTGCTGGGGCGGGCTCTACCAGCAGATGGGCTTGCCCTCCAACGTGGGCCTCTGGGCCTGCCAGGGTGGGATCCTGGCCAGCCTACCACCACCCTGTCTCTACCTGTCACCCGAGCTGCGCCGCATGGCTAAGCGTGTGGAGGCCAAGTCCGAGCTAAGGCTGCAGTCCTTCGGGGCCCCCTGCTCACCATCCCGCATCTGGGGCAACGTGGAGGCTGACCAGTGGACCTCGTCTCCACCACCTCTCCGACGGCTGCCCCCTAACCCCTCGTGGGTCCCTGGGAGGCACAGCACTTACCCCTCAAGGGGCCAGCTCCCGTATGACTCCTGGGATCAACGGTGGCGTGGTCTGGAGGGCTCTGAGCCTCCATCCGCTCTGGTGCCTCGGGGCTGCCGGCCCGAAGCCTGGCAGCGCAACTCCCCCCCGGCCCACGGACGGAGCCTCCCCAGCTGTGCTCACAACCAGCCCAAGCGCAGCCCGCACCCCTCCACGGGACACTTGAACTACTCCCGGGATCCCCACGAGGTGCGGCGCCGGGCGGCCGAATGGGCCGAGATGCTGCCCGTGCGGCGCCCTCTGGCCACGTCCGCCTCCCTCACGGTGCTAGCCGAGGCCTCGTACCAGTGGGCCCCGGCTCCCAGCTCAGCACTGCTCCtccgcccctcccagcccctgcccgacGTCCAGGCTACCGAGCACCCTCCACCCCCGCCCACCTTCATGCCACTCAGGCGGAACCCGGGGGACAATGCCAACTACCAGGTGTATGACAGCCTGGAGCGGAAGCGGCAACCGCAGGAGAGCCAAGCGCGGGCCAACTCGCTGCTACCTTCCACCTCGGCCTCGAGGCCCTCTCTGCATGGGAGCCAGACTGGGGAAATGAACTGA
- the NLGN2 gene encoding neuroligin-2 isoform X1, translating into MWLLALCLVGLAGAQRGGGGPGGGAPGGPGLGLGSLGEERFPVVNTAYGRVRGVRRELNNEILGPVVQFLGVPYATPPLGARRFQPPEAPASWPGVRNATTLPPACPQNLHGALPAIMLPVWFTDNLEAAATYVQNQSEDCLYLNLYVPTEDGPLTKKRDEATLNPPDTDIRDSGKKPVMLFLHGGSYMEGTGNMFDGSVLAAYGNVIVATLNYRLGVLGFLSTGDQAAKGNYGLLDQIQALRWLSENIAHFGGDPERITIFGSGAGASCVNLLILSHHSEGLFQKAIAQSGTAISSWSVNYQPLKYTRLLAAKVGCDREDSAEAVECLRRKPSRELVDQDVQPARYHIAFGPVVDGDVVPDDPEILMQQGEFLNYDMLIGVNQGEGLKFVEDSAESEDGVSASAFDFTVSNFVDNLYGYPEGKDVLRETIKFMYTDWADRDNGEMRRKTLLALFTDHQWVAPAVATAKLHADYQSPVYFYTFYHHCQAEGRPEWADAAHGDELPYVFGVPMVGATDLFPCNFSKNDVMLSAVVMTYWTNFAKTGDPNQPVPQDTKFIHTKPNRFEEVVWSKFNSKEKQYLHIGLKPRVRDNYRANKVAFWLELVPHLHSLHTELFTTTTRLPPYATRWPPRPPPGAPGTRRPPPPATLPPEPEPEPGPRAYDRFPGDSRDYSTELSVTVAVGASLLFLNILAFAALYYKRDRRQELRCRRLSPPGGSGSGVPGGGPLLPAAGRELPPEEELVSLQLKRGGGVGADPAEALRPACPPDYTLALRRAPDDVPLLAPGALTLLPSGLGPPPPPPPPSLHPFGPFPPPPPTATSHNNTLPHPHSTTRV; encoded by the exons ATGTGGCTCCTGGCGCTGTGTCTGGTGGGGCTGGCGGGGGCTCAGCGGGGGGGAGGGGGTCCCGGCGGCGGCGCCCCGGGCGGCCCGGGCCTGGGTCTCGGCAGCCTAGGGGAGGAGCGCTTCCCAGTGGTGAACACGGCCTACGGGCGAGTGCGCGGCGTGCGGCGCGAGCTCAACAACGAGATCCTGGGCCCGGTCGTGCAGTTCCTGGGCGTGCCCTACGCCACGCCCCCCCTGGGCGCCCGCCGCTTCCAGCCGCCTGAGGCCCCCGCTTCTTGGCCCGGCGTGCGCAACGCCACCACCCTGCCGCCCGCCTGCCCGCAGAACCTGCACGGGGCGCTGCCCGCCATCATGCTACCCGTGTGGTTCACCGACAACCTGGAGGCGGCCGCCACCTACGTGCAGAACCAGAGCGAGGACTGCCTGTACCTCAACCTCTACGTGCCCACCGAGGACG GTCCGCTCACAAAAAAACGTGACGAGGCGACGCTCAATCCGCCAGACACAG aTATCCGGGACTCCGGGAAGAAGCCGGTGATGCTGTTTCTGCATGGCGGCTCCTACATGGAGGGCACCGGGAACATGTTCGATGGCTCTGTCCTGGCCGCCTACGGCAACGTCATTGTAGCCACACTCAACTACCGGCTTGGGGTGCTTG GTTTTCTCAGCACTGGGGACCAGGCTGCAAAAGGCAACTATGGGCTCCTGGACCAGATCCAGGCCCTGCGCTGGCTCAGTGAGAACATTGCCCACTTTGGGGGCGACCCCGAGCGCATCACCATCTTCGGATCTGGAGCAGGGGCCTCCTGTGTCAACCTTCTGATCCTCTCCCACCATTCGGAAG GGCTGTTCCAGAAGGCCATCGCCCAGAGTGGCACTGCCATCTCTAGCTGGTCTGTCAACTACCAGCCGCTCAAGTACACGCGGCTGCTGGCGGCCAAGGTGGGCTGTGACCGGGAGGACAGCGCCGAGGCCGTGGAGTGTCTGCGCCGGAAGCCTTCTCGGGAGCTGGTGGACCAGGACGTGCAGCCCGCCCG CTACCATATCGCCTTTGGGCCCGTGGTGGACGGTGACGTAGTCCCCGATGACCCTGAGATCCTCATGCAGCAGGGAGAATTCCTCAACTACGACATGCTCATCGGTGTCAACCAGGGAGAGGGCCTCAAGTTCGTGGAGGACTCGGCGGAGAGCGAGGACGGCGTGTCCGCCAGCGCCTTCGACTTCACCGTCTCCAACTTTGTGGACAACCTGTATGGCTACCCGGAGGGCAAGGATGTGCTGCGGGAGACCATCAAGTTTATGTACACGGACTGGGCCGACAGGGACAATGGCGAGATGCGGCGCAAGACCCTGCTGGCGCTCTTTACCGACCACCAGTGGGTGGCACCAGCTGTGGCCACCGCCAAGTTGCACGCTGACTACCAGTCCCCTGTCTACTTTTACACCTTCTACCACCACTGCCAGGCTGAGGGCCGGCCCGAGTGGGCAGATGCAGCGCACGGGGACGAGCTACCCTACGTCTTTGGTGTGCCCATGGTGGGCGCCACCGACCTCTTCCCCTGCAACTTCTCCAAGAATGATGTCATGCTCAGCGCTGTGGTCATGACCTACTGGACCAACTTCGCCAAGACCGG CGACCCCAACCAGCCGGTGCCACAGGACACCAAGTTTATCCACACCAAGCCCAACCGCTTCGAGGAGGTGGTGTGGAGCAAGTTCAACAGCAAGGAGAAGCAGTACCTGCACATCGGCTTGAAGCCGCGCGTGCGCGACAACTACCGCGCCAACAAGGTGGCCTTCTGGCTGGAGCTCGTGCCGCACCTGCACAGCCTGCACACGGAGCTCTTCACGACCACCACGCGCCTCCCTCCCTACGCCACGCGCTGGCCGCCGCGCCCGCCCCCTGGTGCCCCTGGCACTCGCCGCCCGCCGCCTCCGGCCACCCTGCCGCCCGAGCCCGAGCCTGAGCCGGGCCCCCGGGCCTACGACCGCTTCCCCGGGGACTCCCGAGACTACTCCACGGAGCTCAGCGTCACCGTGGCCGTGGgcgcctccctcctcttcctcaacATCCTTGCCTTCGCCGCCCTCTACTACAAGCGGGACCGGCGGCAGGAGCTGCGGTGCAGGCGGCTCAGCCCCCCTGGCGGCTCGGGCTCCGGCGTGCCCGGCGGGGGCCCCCTGCTCCCTGCGGCCGGCCGTGAGCTGCCACCCGAGGAGGAGCTGGTGTCGCTGCAGCTGAAGCGGGGCGGGGGCGTCGGGGCGGACCCTGCGGAGGCCCTGCGCCCCGCCTGCCCACCCGACTACACCCTGGCCCTGCGCCGGGCGCCGGACGATGTGCCTCTCTTGGCCCCCGGGGCCCTGACCCTGCTGCCCAGCGGCCTggggccaccccctcccccgccgcccccctccctccatccctttgggcccttccccccgcctccccccaccgCTACCAGCCACAACAACAcgctcccccatccccactccaccaCTCGGGTATAG
- the NLGN2 gene encoding neuroligin-2 isoform X2: MLPVWFTDNLEAAATYVQNQSEDCLYLNLYVPTEDDIRDSGKKPVMLFLHGGSYMEGTGNMFDGSVLAAYGNVIVATLNYRLGVLGFLSTGDQAAKGNYGLLDQIQALRWLSENIAHFGGDPERITIFGSGAGASCVNLLILSHHSEGLFQKAIAQSGTAISSWSVNYQPLKYTRLLAAKVGCDREDSAEAVECLRRKPSRELVDQDVQPARYHIAFGPVVDGDVVPDDPEILMQQGEFLNYDMLIGVNQGEGLKFVEDSAESEDGVSASAFDFTVSNFVDNLYGYPEGKDVLRETIKFMYTDWADRDNGEMRRKTLLALFTDHQWVAPAVATAKLHADYQSPVYFYTFYHHCQAEGRPEWADAAHGDELPYVFGVPMVGATDLFPCNFSKNDVMLSAVVMTYWTNFAKTGDPNQPVPQDTKFIHTKPNRFEEVVWSKFNSKEKQYLHIGLKPRVRDNYRANKVAFWLELVPHLHSLHTELFTTTTRLPPYATRWPPRPPPGAPGTRRPPPPATLPPEPEPEPGPRAYDRFPGDSRDYSTELSVTVAVGASLLFLNILAFAALYYKRDRRQELRCRRLSPPGGSGSGVPGGGPLLPAAGRELPPEEELVSLQLKRGGGVGADPAEALRPACPPDYTLALRRAPDDVPLLAPGALTLLPSGLGPPPPPPPPSLHPFGPFPPPPPTATSHNNTLPHPHSTTRV; encoded by the exons ATGCTACCCGTGTGGTTCACCGACAACCTGGAGGCGGCCGCCACCTACGTGCAGAACCAGAGCGAGGACTGCCTGTACCTCAACCTCTACGTGCCCACCGAGGACG aTATCCGGGACTCCGGGAAGAAGCCGGTGATGCTGTTTCTGCATGGCGGCTCCTACATGGAGGGCACCGGGAACATGTTCGATGGCTCTGTCCTGGCCGCCTACGGCAACGTCATTGTAGCCACACTCAACTACCGGCTTGGGGTGCTTG GTTTTCTCAGCACTGGGGACCAGGCTGCAAAAGGCAACTATGGGCTCCTGGACCAGATCCAGGCCCTGCGCTGGCTCAGTGAGAACATTGCCCACTTTGGGGGCGACCCCGAGCGCATCACCATCTTCGGATCTGGAGCAGGGGCCTCCTGTGTCAACCTTCTGATCCTCTCCCACCATTCGGAAG GGCTGTTCCAGAAGGCCATCGCCCAGAGTGGCACTGCCATCTCTAGCTGGTCTGTCAACTACCAGCCGCTCAAGTACACGCGGCTGCTGGCGGCCAAGGTGGGCTGTGACCGGGAGGACAGCGCCGAGGCCGTGGAGTGTCTGCGCCGGAAGCCTTCTCGGGAGCTGGTGGACCAGGACGTGCAGCCCGCCCG CTACCATATCGCCTTTGGGCCCGTGGTGGACGGTGACGTAGTCCCCGATGACCCTGAGATCCTCATGCAGCAGGGAGAATTCCTCAACTACGACATGCTCATCGGTGTCAACCAGGGAGAGGGCCTCAAGTTCGTGGAGGACTCGGCGGAGAGCGAGGACGGCGTGTCCGCCAGCGCCTTCGACTTCACCGTCTCCAACTTTGTGGACAACCTGTATGGCTACCCGGAGGGCAAGGATGTGCTGCGGGAGACCATCAAGTTTATGTACACGGACTGGGCCGACAGGGACAATGGCGAGATGCGGCGCAAGACCCTGCTGGCGCTCTTTACCGACCACCAGTGGGTGGCACCAGCTGTGGCCACCGCCAAGTTGCACGCTGACTACCAGTCCCCTGTCTACTTTTACACCTTCTACCACCACTGCCAGGCTGAGGGCCGGCCCGAGTGGGCAGATGCAGCGCACGGGGACGAGCTACCCTACGTCTTTGGTGTGCCCATGGTGGGCGCCACCGACCTCTTCCCCTGCAACTTCTCCAAGAATGATGTCATGCTCAGCGCTGTGGTCATGACCTACTGGACCAACTTCGCCAAGACCGG CGACCCCAACCAGCCGGTGCCACAGGACACCAAGTTTATCCACACCAAGCCCAACCGCTTCGAGGAGGTGGTGTGGAGCAAGTTCAACAGCAAGGAGAAGCAGTACCTGCACATCGGCTTGAAGCCGCGCGTGCGCGACAACTACCGCGCCAACAAGGTGGCCTTCTGGCTGGAGCTCGTGCCGCACCTGCACAGCCTGCACACGGAGCTCTTCACGACCACCACGCGCCTCCCTCCCTACGCCACGCGCTGGCCGCCGCGCCCGCCCCCTGGTGCCCCTGGCACTCGCCGCCCGCCGCCTCCGGCCACCCTGCCGCCCGAGCCCGAGCCTGAGCCGGGCCCCCGGGCCTACGACCGCTTCCCCGGGGACTCCCGAGACTACTCCACGGAGCTCAGCGTCACCGTGGCCGTGGgcgcctccctcctcttcctcaacATCCTTGCCTTCGCCGCCCTCTACTACAAGCGGGACCGGCGGCAGGAGCTGCGGTGCAGGCGGCTCAGCCCCCCTGGCGGCTCGGGCTCCGGCGTGCCCGGCGGGGGCCCCCTGCTCCCTGCGGCCGGCCGTGAGCTGCCACCCGAGGAGGAGCTGGTGTCGCTGCAGCTGAAGCGGGGCGGGGGCGTCGGGGCGGACCCTGCGGAGGCCCTGCGCCCCGCCTGCCCACCCGACTACACCCTGGCCCTGCGCCGGGCGCCGGACGATGTGCCTCTCTTGGCCCCCGGGGCCCTGACCCTGCTGCCCAGCGGCCTggggccaccccctcccccgccgcccccctccctccatccctttgggcccttccccccgcctccccccaccgCTACCAGCCACAACAACAcgctcccccatccccactccaccaCTCGGGTATAG
- the TMEM102 gene encoding transmembrane protein 102 codes for MASAVWGSAPWWGPPPPAPARPLTDIDFCSGAQLQELTQLIQELGVQASWSEGPKPGPDLLQAKDFVFSLLGLVHRRGPRFPPQAELLLLRGGIREGSLDLGPAPLGPYARGPHYDAGFTLLVPVLSLDGTGQELQLDVGSCYAWLFLPEQVRGTSVREAWQDCLGPPVPGGRDSIHPAQSKETPKDPQISVDQLHGDVTDPEAHESLENSPSNVSVPELPQQDVTDVDFPSPLKKTNGDVTKAAEVSPVPQPSEAPEAWPTLCPAQVAAWFFASLAAVAESLFPVPGAPRLVHAARHAGVTTILVATPGPPRRLLLFDLIPVVSVAGWPQGARSHSWAGPLASESSSFYLVPGGGGTERPDASGWQLCFARQELALKARIPVPLLQAHAAAQALLRPLVAGTRVAAPYLLRTLLYWACERLPALYLARPENAGACCLGLLDELGRVLEAGTLPHYFLSGQKLRAGDGAASLLGALALLRRDPARALRAAVEEAKAARKGGGLAGVGGGAH; via the exons ATGGCTTCCGCGGTCTGGGGGAGTGCTCCCTGGTGGGGCCcaccgcccccagccccagcccggccGCTCACGGACATCGACTTCTGCTCTGGGGCGCAGCTGCAAGAACTAACCCAGCTGATCCAGGAGCTGGGTGTGCAGGCGAGCTGGAGTGAAGGTCCCAAGCCAGGACCAGATCTCCTCCAGGCCAAggactttgttttctctttgcttg GTCTCGTTCACCGCCGGGGCCCTCGCTTTCCTCCTCAGGCAGAGCTCTTGCTGCTTCGTGGCGGGATTCGCGAGGGCTCCCTGGATCTGGGGCCTGCGCCTCTAGGTCCCTACGCTCGGGGACCTCACTATGATGCCGGCTTCACACTGCTGGTGCCCGTGCTTTCGCTAGATGGCACTGGGCAGGAGCTGCAACTGGACGTGGGATCCTGTTACGCATGGCTCTTCCTCCCAGAGCAGGTACGCGGAACCTCGGTCCGGGAGGCATGGCAGGATTGCCTAGGACCCCCAGTCCCAGGAGGACGTGATTCGATCCACCCAGCTCAAAGCAAAGAAACTCCCAAGGATCCGCAAATCTCCGTGGACCAGCTACACGGTGACGTCACTGATCCTGAGGCACACGAGTCTTTGGAAAACTCACCTAGTAATGTTTCAGTGCCAGAGTTGCCTCAACAAGACGTAACCGATGTTGACTTTCCCTCACCACTGAAAAAAACGAATGGTGACGTCACCAAAGCAGCCGAAGTTAGCCCAGTGCCACAGCCGTCGGAGGCTCCGGAGGCATGGCCCACATTGTGCCCCGCCCAGGTGGCTGCCTGGTTCTTTGCTTCACTGGCTGCGGTCGCTGAGTCCCTGTTTCCGGTCCCGGGTGCCCCGCGCTTGGTCCACGCAGCCCGCCACGCGGGGGTCACCACCATCCTCGTGGCTACGCCCGGGCCCCCGCGCCGCCTCCTGCTTTTCGACTTGATCCCCGTGGTGTCCGTGGCCGGCTGGCCCCAGGGGGCTCGGAGCCACTCGTGGGCCGGCCCGCTGGCCTCGGAGTCGTCTTCCTTCTACCTGGTGCCCGGCGGCGGCGGCACAGAGCGGCCGGACGCCTCCGGCTGGCAGCTCTGCTTCGCCCGCCAAGAGCTGGCGCTCAAGGCGCGCATACCCGTTCCCCTGCTGCAAGCGCACGCGGCGGCCCAGGCGCTGCTGCGCCCGCTGGTGGCCGGGACTAGGGTCGCGGCGCCCTACCTCCTGCGGACGTTGCTCTACTGGGCGTGCGAGCGGCTGCCCGCGCTCTATCTGGCGCGACCCGAGAATGCGGGCGCCTGCTGCCTCGGGCTGCTGGATGAGCTGGGCCGGGTGCTCGAGGCCGGGACGCTGCCCCACTATTTTCTGAGTGGCCAAAAGCTCCGTGCGGGGGACGGCGCCGCTTCGCTGCTCGGGGCGTTGGCCCTGCTTCGCAGGGACCCTGCCCGCGCCCTGCGCGCCGCTGTGGAAGAGGCCAAGGCTGCACGCAAGGGGGGCGGCTTAGCCGGCGTGGGAGGCGGGGCCCATTAA
- the FGF11 gene encoding fibroblast growth factor 11, which produces MAALASSLIRQKREVHEPGGSRPVSAQRRVCPRGTKSLCQKQLLTLLSKVRLCGGRPARPDRCPEPQLKGIVTKLFCRQGFYLQANPDGSIQGTPEDTSSFTHFNLIPVGLRVVTIQSAKLGHYVAMNAEGLLYSSPHFTAECRFKECVFENYYVLYASALYRQRRSGRAWYLGLDKEGRVMKGNRVKKTKAAAHFVPKLLEVAVYREPSLHSVPETSPSSHPAPCHVVPRLEAPCASHHHSLSPSPASGPALTPAATLMP; this is translated from the exons ATGGCGGCACTGGCCAGCAGCCTGATCCGGCAGAAGCGGGAGGTCCACGAGCCCGGGGGCAGCCGGCCCGTGTCGGCGCAGCGGCGCGTGTGTCCCCGCGGCACCAAGTCCCTTTGCCAGAAGCAGCTCCTCACCCTGCTGTCCAAGGTGCGACTGTGCGGGGGGCGGCCCGCGCGGCCGGACCGCTGCCCGG AGCCTCAGCTCAAAGGCATCGTCACCAAACTGTTCTGCCGCCAGGGTTTCTACCTCCAGGCGAATCCCGATGGGAGCATCCAGGGCACCCCAGAGGACACCAGCTCTTTCA cccactTCAACCTGATCCCTGTGGGGCTCCGTGTAGTCACCATCCAGAGTGCCAAGCTGGGTCACTACGTGGCCATGAACGCTGAGGGGCTGCTCTACAGCTCG CCACATTTCACAGCTGAGTGTCGCTTTAAGGAGTGCGTCTTTGAGAATTACTATGTCCTGTACGCCTCTGCTCTCTATCGCCAGCGTCGTTCTGGCCGGGCCTGGTACCTGGGCCTGGACAAGGAGGGCCGGGTCATGAAGGGAAATCGAGTCAAGAAGACCAAGGCAGCTGCCCACTTTGTGCCCAAGCTCCTGGAGG TGGCTGTGTACCGGGAGCCTTCTCTCCACAGTGTCCCTGAGACCTCCCCTTCCAGTCACCCTGCCCCCTGCCATGTAGTCCCCAGACTGGAGGCTCCCTGCGCTAGCCACCACCACAGCCTGTCTCCCAGCCCTGCTTCTGGCCCTGCTCTCACCCCTGCTGCCACACTCATGCCCTGA
- the SPEM1 gene encoding LOW QUALITY PROTEIN: spermatid maturation protein 1 (The sequence of the model RefSeq protein was modified relative to this genomic sequence to represent the inferred CDS: inserted 5 bases in 3 codons), whose protein sequence is MAMAEWPRPGWALCHSPSTNNCQDLGNSILSLLDLIICVNTGVNTVTLIRLWRRLRGFLHQVFRVICEKEASELXSPGKQTQPPKQSAPAVDLRCTMDPVKMTVFPPPTRHCRHRDSSARCAHRHVAWAPDTDSDDEKTPRQHTTICSHNWDCPKDWEGFQSTQGFWTPWAQAAVEPPTQTIRFQQTAEGRPLKREMQSELGLEAYAYPVXPPPHSPQALSHKNGWGGAXQAEQEQCSPAQPPILGPAHIPDIPQCHSSGHVAYNARDVRGRLWELTREVEALSHCYPLVSGSSTAEGTGKAWVYRSLTER, encoded by the exons ATGGCCATGGCTGAGTGGCCCCGGCCCGGGTGGGCCTTGTGTCACAGCCCCAGCACCAACAACTGCCAGGACCTGGGCAACTCCATCCTGTCGCTGCTGGACCTCATCATCTGCGTTAACACTGGCGTCAATACGGTGACACTGATCAGG CTCTGGCGCAGACTCCGTGGCTTCTTACACCAAGTGTTTCGTGTTATTTGTGAGAAAG AAGCTTCTGAGTT CTCACCTGGGAAGCAGACCCAGCCCCCGAAGCAGAGCGCCCCTGCAGTCGACCTTCGGTGCACCATGGACCCTGTGAAAATGACCGTGTTCCCCCCACCCACTCGCCACTGTCGCCATCGAGACTCTTCAGCACGCTGCGCCCACCGCCACGTAGCCTGGGCTCCTGACACTGACAGCGATGACGAGAAGACCCCACGTCAGCACACAACAATCTGCTCCCACAACTGGGATTGCCCCAAGGACTGGGAAGGCTTTCAGTCCACCCAGGGGTTCTGGACTCCCTGGGCCCAGGCTGCCGTGGAGCCACCTACCCAGACCATCCGCTTCCAGCAAACTGCAGAGGGAAGGCCGCTCAAAAGAGAGATGCAGTCAGAGCTGGGCCTAGAGGCCTACGCGTACCCTG AACCCCCGCCCCACAGCCCTCAGGCCCTGAGCCACAAGAACGGTTGGGGGGGTGC CCAAGCAGAACAGGAGCAGTGCTCGCCAGCCCAGCCACCCATCCTGGGCCCGGCCCACATCCCAGACATCCCCCAGTGCCACTCCTCAGGGCACGTAGCCTATAATGCCAGAGACGTGAGGGGGCGGCTGTGGGAGCTGACCAGGGAGGTGGAGGCCCTGTCCCACTGTTACCCCCTGGTCTCTGGATCCAGCACGGCTGAGGGGACGGGAAAGGCCTGGGTATACCGTTCCTTGACAGAGAGGTGA